The Mycolicibacterium cosmeticum DNA window CACCCGACGGGCTCTGCGCCGCCGCCGTCAGCACGCGCGCCATGAGCTCCCGGCTCACCGGGCGGGCCAGGAAATCGCGGACCGACCGCCGGGTGGTCACCGCCTCGTATACGTCCATCCGACCGATCGTATGGCGGGCAACTCACTCTCCGCGCCGGCGCGCGATCCGGACCGTCACCCGCGGCAGCCGCTGTCCGGGCAGCCGCGCCACCGCGTAGTCCCACGCCAGCCCCTCACCGAGTTGCCAGCGCCGCCAGCGGGCCAATACGCACATCGCCGCACCCACCGCGGTGCCAGTGAGCGCGCCGACGGTCGGCTGCCCGGCATACCAGAACGCGATCACCACCGCGCTGGCCACGACCGCGCAGCTCGCGTACAAGGTGTTGCCGCCGAAGATCTGCGGGATCCGAAGCACGAACAGGTCGCGCAGGGCGCCGCCGCCGACGGCGGTGATGGTGCCCAGCAGCAGTGCCGGCAGCCACCCCAGCCCCAGCGACAGGGTCTTCTGCGTGCCGACCGTCGCCCAGCAGCCCAGCGCCAACGCGTCGATCACCAGGAACGAGACGTTCCAGGCCCGGCCGCGCACCGGCAGGACGAAGGCGACCACGGCTCCCCCGATGGCGGTCAACGCGTACAACGAATCCGTGAGCGCCACCGGCGGGCCGTGCTGCAACAGGGTGTCCCGGATGATGCCGCCGCCCAACCCGGACAGCAGCGCCAGCGCCGCGAAACCGACGGGGTCCAAACGCTTGTCGCGGGCGACCATGCCGCCGAGGATCGCGTTGGTGAAGACACCGGCCAGGTCGAGGACGCGAAACAGTTCGCCGAACACGCCTGAGGGTATCTACGATCGGCGCCGCAACACCATCACATTGTCGATCAGGTGCCCGGCCTGGCCGTCCGGGCCGGCCGCCTCACGCCCGACCGGTTCGGCGCGCAGCCGCTCCCACTCGGGGCCCAGGTCCAACCCGGCCAGCACCTCGTCGACGCTCGGGAACGGGTAGTCCTTGTGCTTCGACCACGGCGGTGCGGCACCGTGATCGACGATCACCAGCCGCCCGCCCGGGGCGACCGAGGCCGCCGCCTTGCGCAGCACGGCGGTCCGATCCAATGGGACCATGGAATGCAGGAACTGGGCAGACACCAGATCGAATTCACCGGACGGGAAGCTCTTGTCGAGGTCGTGTTGCTGAAAGTCGATACGCTCCAACAGTTCTCCGGCATCCTCGGCGGCCCGCGCCAACGCGACGCCCGAGATGTCGGTGGCAACCACCTGCCAGCCCTTGCTGGCCAGCCAGATCGCGTCGGCACCTTCACCACACCCGAGATCCAGGGCACGACCGGGCGGCAGCGACTCGGCAACCTCGGCCAGCCGCACGTTCACCCGACCGCTCCAGACCCGTTCGCGCTCACCGTAATGCCGGTCCCAGTGTTGTTCGGCGGTCGAATCGAACACCGGCCACGGGAGCCCCGGCAGCCCGACGTCCTCGCCCAGCAGGCTCTGCATCACCGCAGCGCCGGCCATCGAGCCCGACGCGACGGCCGCCGACACCTGCGGCATACCCACACAGACGTCACCGGCGGCGAACACGCCGGGCACCGAGGTGCGTTGCATGGGGTCGACGGCGACGGCATCGACGGCGACCGGTGAGGGTGGCGCCAGTGCCAGCCCCAGCTGCGCCACCAGATCACTGCGCTGCCGCAATCCGACGGCGGCCAACAGTCCCCGGCGCGGCAGGTGTCCACCGTCGGCGAACACCACTGCGGTCAATTCTCCTGCTTCCGAGCGTAATTCGGCGACCTGGCGCTCGTCGACCTTGATGCCGGCGCCGGCCAGCAGGTCGAGTTCCTCGGCACCCAGCCCGGCCGGGCCGTTCGACAGCACGATGACGTCGTCGGTCCAGCCTCTCAGCAGCAGGGCGACGTGCACGGCCCGCTCCCCCTGCGCCAGCACGGCCAGCGGCTGATCTCGCATCTCCCAGCCGTGACAGAACGGGCAGTGGAACACCGACCGGCCCCACAGCTCGGCCATTCCGGGAACTTCCGGCATCTCGTAGCGCATGCCGGCGGCCAGCAGCACCCGCCGCGCCCGCTCCTGGCGACCATCCGCCAGGGTCAGCACGAACCCCGCACCGTCGCGCACGGCGGTGACCACCGTGCCCGGCCGCACCTCCACGCTTGGATAAGCCCGCAGCTCGGCCCGTCCCATCTCGTACAGCTCCGCGGGCGGACGACCGTCATGGCCGAGCAGGCCGCCGATCCCGTGCGCGGCCAGATTGCTCTGTGCGCCCTGATCCACGACCAGGGTGCGGCGGCGGGCCCGGCCCAGTACGAGGCCGGCACTCAGACCCGCCGCGCCGCCGCCGACGATGATGCAATCCCAGGTGATGTCCATGTCATCGAGCTTGCCGAGGATGGCCGTCAGATGCCAAGCTGATTTGCCATGCAGGCAAACTCGGTGGACGAGACCGTCCGAAAGCGACTGCGCGACCTGCGCAATCAGCAGGGCCTGACCTTGCAGGATGTCGCGGCCCGGGCCAGCATTGACGTGTCGACGCTGAGCCGGTTGGAGTCGGGCAAGCGGCGGCTGGCCCTGGACCACCTCCCCCGACTGGCCGCGGCGCTGGCCGTCAGCACCGACGAACTGCTACGCGAACCGGGGTCCGAGGACCCGCGTGTGCGGGGCAGTTCGCACACCCGGCACGGCGTCACGTACTGGCCGTTGACCCGGAACGGGCCCACCGGCGGCCGGCACACCTACAAGGTGCGGGTCAGCGCGCGGCGCAACAAGCCGCCGGCGGAGTTACCGGTCCACGAGGGTCAGGACTGGATGTACGTGCTGTCCGGGCGGCTGCGGCTGATCCTCGGTGAGCGTGATTTCACCATCGAACCCGGTGAGGCCGTGGAGTTTTCGACGTGGACACCGCACTGGTTCGGCACCGTGGACGGGCCGGTCGAGGCGATCATGATCTTCGACATCCACGGCGAGCGGATGCACCTGCACAGCTCGTGACGTCGGGCCTACAGGTAGGCGGTCTGATTGACCAGTCGCACCGAGGCCAGTCCGTCCGGGTAGAACTCGGCCACGCTCAGCGACGCCAGGTCCAGATGCAACCGGTAGAGGATTCCGGCGTTGCCGTCCAAGGCAAGTCGCAGCAGTGTCTTGATCGGCGTGACGTGCGACACCAGCAGCACCGTCGACCCGGCATGCTCGGCGACGATCCGGTCCTTGGCGCTGCGCACCCGCCGCGCCACGGCGTCGAAACTCTCGCCGTCGGGCGGCGTGACGCTGGTGTCGCGCAGCCAGCGTCCGTGCAACTCCGGATCCCGTTGGGCCGCTTCCCCGAACGTCAGACCCTCCCAGGCGCCGAAATCGGTCTCGATGAGATCGTCGTCGACGCTGACGTCCAGGCCCAGCACCTTGGCGGCGGCGGCCGCGGTCTCGTAAGCACGTTGCAGCGGTGAGGAGATGACGGCTGCCACACCACCCTGCTCGCCGACGTAGCGCGCCGCCGCGTCGGCCTGGGTGCGGCCGAGTTCGGTCAGCGGCGGGTTGCCGCGGCCCGAGTAGCGGCGATGCACCGACAGCTCGGTCTGGCCGTGCCGCAACAACAACAACCGGGTGGGCTCGCCGCGGGCACCGGTCCAGCCGGGCGCCGCCGGCTTCTCGGCCGGCGGGTCCAGGGCCGCGTCCATCGCCTCATTGGCCAGCCGGTCGGCGTGCGAATTGCGTTCCCGGGGAATCCATTCGTAGCTCACCGAGGCGAAGCGCCGTGCCGCCTGGGTGGCCTCGCGGTGCAACTCCAGCAGGTCGGGGTGTTTGACGCGCCACCGGCCCGACATCTGCTCGACCACCAGTTTGGAATCCATGAACACCGCCACCTCGGTGGCACCGACCTCGGCGGCCGCCTCCAGCCCGGCGATCAGGCCGCGGTATTCAGCGACGTTGTTGGTCGCCAGCCCAATGGACTGCTTGCGTTCGGCCAGCATCGTCGACCGGTCGGCGCTGAACACGACCGCGCCGTAGCCGGCCGGCCCCGGATTGCCGCGGGAGCCGCCGTCGGCTTCGACGACAACCTTCACGGCCTGATCCGCAACAGGATGGCCCCGCACTCCGGGCAGCGCAGTACCTCGTCGTCGTCGGCGGCGGAGATGCGGGCCATCTCACCGCGGTCGATCTCGATGCGGCAGGCACCGCAGCGCTTGCCCTGCAACAGCCCGGCGCCCGGACCGCCCTTGGCGCGCTGCTTCTCGTACATCGCCACCAGGTCGGGCTCCAAGGCGGACGTCAGCTCGGTGCGGCGCAGGGCGCCGACCTGGCGGGCCTGGTCGATGGCGACCAGCGCCTCGTCGCGAGCCCGCTGGGCCGCCGACAGTTCGTTCTGCAGCGCATCGATGCGGGTGAGCTGCTCGGACTGCTGGGCCTGCAACGCTTCCCGGCGCTCCATGATCTCCAGCATCGAATCCTCCAGCGCGGACTGGCGGCGTTGCAGCGTCTCCAGTTCGTGCTGCAGCTCCGAGAGCTGCTTGGGGTTCACCGACCCGCCGTCCAGCAGCGCCCGGTCCCGGTCCTCGCGCTGCCGGACGCCGTCGATCTCGCTCTCCAACTTGGCAACCTGACCATCCAGGTCCTCCAGGGCGATGCCCAGCACGGCGAGCTGATCGTTGGCGGCGCGGTGCTCGGCCTGCGCCTTGTCCAGTTCCTGCTGTTCGGCGAGATTACGGGCCCGGTGCTCGACCCGGCCCAGCTCGGCGTCGAGCTCGGCCAGGGCCAGCAGCGAACGCTGTTGGGTAAGTGCAGCTTTCATCACAGATGTCCTTCATCGATATTCCAGGGATCGGTGCGCACCGTGCTCACGCGCACCGGAAGTTCCGGGCCGAAACGATTGGCCAGCAGCGTGGCGGCCTGACTGCACCAGGGGTATTCACTGGCCCAGTGCGCCACGTCCACCAAGGCAGTGTCGTGCTTGCGGCGATGCTCGTCGGCGGGATGGTGGCGCAGGTCCGCGGTCAGGTAGACCTGCGCGCCGGTGCGGGCCACCACGTCCAGCAGCGAATCGCCCGCTCCGCCGCAGAGGGCCACCCGGGACACCAACTGTTCCGGATCGCCGGCCGCCCGCACCCCCCACGAGGTCGCGGGCAACCTGTCGCGCACGCGGGAGACGAAGGCGGCCAACGATTCCGGTTCGGGCAGGGCGCAGATCCGGCCGATCCCGACGCCGGAGGGCAGCGGCGCCAGGGCGAACACGTCGAAGGCCGGCTCCTCGTACGGATGTGCCGCACGCAGCGCCGCCAGGACCGCCGCGCGGCGCGCGGACGGCGCGATGACCTCGACCCGGTCCTCGGCCACGTGCTCGACGGTGCCCACCGTGCCGATAGCCGGGTCGGCGCCGTCGAGCGGCAGGAACTGCCCGGTGCCGCCGACACTCCAACTGCAGCAGGAGTAGTCACCGATCTGCCCGGCACCCGCCGCGAACAGTGCAACCCGCAGGCTCTCAGCGTCACCGGCCGGGACGAAGACCACCCATTTGTCCAGGCCGGCGCGGGACTCGGCCGGTGCCAGCACGTCGCGCACCTCCAACCCCAGGGCGTCGGCCAGGGCATCGGAGACGCCGGGTGACGCCGCGTCGGCATTGGTGTGCGCGGTGAACAGCGACCGGCCCGAACGGATCAGCCGGTGGATCAACGACCCCTTGGCGGTGCTGGCCGCCACGGTGTCGACACCGCGCAGCAGCAGCGGGTGGTGTGCCAGCAGCAAGCCGCCGTCGGGCACCTCGTCGACCACCTCGGCGGTGGCGTCGACTGCCACGGTCACCGAGGTAACCGGCTCGGACGGATCCCCGCACACCAAGCCCACCGAGTCCCAATCATGGGCCAGGGCAGGCGGATACGCGGTGTCGAGCACCTCGATCACATCGGACAGTCGCACGGTCAACGCAGGCCCTCCACCAATAGCGGCCACTCGAGACGCACCGCGGCCCGCAGATACTCGCCGTCCAGTCCCACGAAGGTATCGCAGCGACGCACCGCGATTCCCTTGGCGTCCAGCTTCTTCCGGGCCAACTCGGCATCGGCGACGCGCAGCAGCACAAACGGGGCGCGACCGTCGACCACGTCGACACCGGCCGCACGCAGCCCGGCCACCATCTCGGCGCGCAGCGCCGCCAGCCGCTGCGCACCGGCCTGCGCCTCGGCCACCGCCTCGGGCGCGCAGCACGCCGTGACCGCCTCCAGCTGCAGCGTGCCCAGCGGCCAGTGCGCGCGCCGGGCGGTCAGCCGCTCCAGCACCTCCGGCGCCCCCAGCGCGTAACCGACCCGCAGGCCCGCCAGCGACCACGTCTTGGTCAGACTGCGCAACACCAGCACATCGGGCAGCGACAGCGCGGCCACCGACTCCGGCTCACCCGGGACCCCGTCGGCGAACGCCTCGTCCACCACCACGATGCGGCCCGGGCGGCGCAGCGAGAGGATCTGGTCTACCGGGTGCAGCACCGAGGTGGGGTTGGTCGGGTTGCCGACGACCACCAGGTCGGCGGCCTCGGGCACCTGGGCGCTGGACAACGCGAACGGCGGCGCCAGTACGACGTGCTCGACGGGGATGCCCGCGGCGCTCAGCACGGCCTCGGGTTCGGTGAACGACGGCGCGATGAGCGCGGCCAGCGTCGGCGCCAGGTTGGGCAGCAGCGCGAACCCCTCGGCACCGCCGGCCAGCAGGGCGACCTCGTCCACGCCGCGCCGGTGCCGGTCGGCCACCGCCCGCACGGCGCGGTCGGTGTCGGCCGCGGACGGGTAGTGGCCCAGCTCACCCAGGCGCGCGCTCAGCCGGTCGACCAGCCACGACGGCGGGCCCGACGCGCGGACATTGACGGCGAAGTCCAGCATCCCGGGCTCGACGGCCTGATCGCCGTGATAGCGCGCCGCCTGCCGAACCCCGTGAACCACAGCACGACAGTAGTGCGCTGCCCGGGGGCACAGGTACATCGGCGACAATATGACGGTGACACGTCTCCCCCAGCTGGTGCTCTTCGACCTCGACGGAACCCTCACCGACTCTGCCGACGGGATCGTCGCCAGCTTCCGGTACGCGCTGGACACCGTCGGCGCTCCGGTGCCGGACGGGGACCTGGCCGGCCGGATCGTCGGGCCGCCGATGCATCACACGCTGGCCGCGATGGGCCTCGGCGACCGCGTCGACGACGCCATCACCGCCTACCGCGCCGACTACACCACCCGCGGCTGGGCGATGAACAGCCTGTTCGACGGCATCCCGGCGCTACTGGCCGATCTGCGCGCCGCCGGGGTGCGGCTGGCCGTCGCCACGTCGAAGGCGGAGACCACCGCCAAGCGCATCCTGGCGCACTTCGGCCTGGACGGCTATTTCGAGGTGATCGCCGGCGCGAGTTCCGACGGCACCCGGGCCGCCAAGGCCGACGTGGTCGCCCACGCGCTGGCGCAGTTGAGCCCGCTGCCCGAGCGGGTGCTGATGATCGGCGACCGTTCCCACGATGTGGAAGGCGCCGGACAGCACGGCATCAACACCGTCGTCGTCGGCTGGGGTTATGGCAGCGCCGATTTCGACGGTCCCGATGCCCCCGCCCCGCTGCACCGGGTCGACACCATCGCGGATCTGCGGGAGGTGCTGGGTGTCTAGCCGCCTGCACGTCACGTTCATCTGCTCGGGCAACATCTGCCGGTCCCCGATGGCCGAGAAGATGTTCGCCCACCAGATCGGCGAACGCGGCCTGGCCGACGTGGTCCGGGTGACCAGCGCGGGCACCGGCGGCTGGCATGCCGGCGAGCCGGCCGACCACCGCACCAATCAGGTGCTGCGCCAGCATGGTTACCCGACCTCACATCGCGCCACCCAGATCGACGAGCAGCACCTGGCCGCCGACATGGTGATCGCGATGGGCCGCAACCACGCCCGGATGCTCAAGGACATGGGGGTGCCCGCCGAGCGGCTGCGGATGATGCGATCCTTCGATCCGCGTTCGGCGGCCTACGCCCTGGACGTCGAAGACCCGTACTACGGATCGCTGCACGACTTCCAGGACGTGTTCGACGTCATCGACGCGTCGCTGGTCGGGCTGCACGAATGGGTGGACAAGAGGCTGGCCGAGCAATGAAGCGCTGGGCGTTCCTGTTCCGGCCGCAGTGGCTGGCGCTGTTCGTCGTGGTGCTGGCGTTCGCCTGGTTGTGTTTCACCGTGCTGGCACCGTGGCAGCTGGGCAAGAACACCAAGACCTCCCGGGAGAACTCACAGATCGCCGCGTCGCTGTCCGCCGACCCGGTGCCGCTGACCAGCGTTCTGCCCCACCAGGATTCGTCGGCACCCGATCAGCAGTGGCACCGGGTGACGGCCACCGGACGGTATCTGCCCGAAGCGCAGGTGGTGGCCCGGCTGCGGTCGGTCGACGGCGACCCGGCGTATGAGGTGCTGACCCCGTTCGCGGTCGACCATGGGCCGACGGTGCTGGTGGACCGGGGATACGTCAAACCCGAACAAGGCACGGCGCTGCCGGCGTTCGCCGCACCGCCGGGCGGAACGGTGACCATCGAGGCGCGGCTGCGCGATGCCGAGCCCGTCGCGCTGGGCAAGGAGCCGTTCCGGGCCGACGGTGCCCAGCAGGTGTATTCGATCAACCCGGGGCAGGTGTCGCAGGTGACGGGTGTCCCGCTGGCCGGGTCCTACCTGCAATTGGTGGACAATCAGCCCGGCGGCCTCGGCGTGATCCCGCTGCCGCATCTGGATGCCGGGCCGTTCTTGTCCTACGGCATCCAGTGGATCGCGTTCGGCATCATCGCGCCGATCGGGCTGGGGTATTTCATCGTCGCCGAGGTGAAGGCGCGCCGGCGGGAGAAGGCGGCAAATGCGCCCGAAACGCCGGCCGCTACGCCGCAGACCGCCGAAGAGAAGCTCGCCGACCGGTACGGGCGGCGACGCTGACCGCCGCGACGGTGGCCAGCGCCTGCACCCCGCGGGACAACCGGACCGCCCGGCGCAGATCGTCCACCCGCGGCGGCGGACCGTCACCCAGGGGGGGACGCATCTCCAGCCGGTGCGCGTACTGAGTCGGTCCGCCCAGCTGCACACCCAGCGCCCCGGCGAACGACGCTTCCGCGACCCCGGCATTCGGGCTGGGGTGTTTCTTGGCGTCGCGCCGCCAGGCCCGCCAGGTCGCGCCCGGCGCACCCGAGACCGCGACGGCGCACAGCCCGGTCGCCCGGGCCCCGACGTAATTGACCGCGTCGTCGAAACGCGCAGCGGCCCAACCGAATCGCTCGTACCGCGGCGAATGGTGCCCGATCATCGCGTCGAGGGTGTTGGCACCGCGGTACACCAGCAGTCCGGGCACCCCGGCCACCGCACCCCAGAGGATCGGGGCGACCTGTGCATCGGAGGTGTTCTCGGCGACCGATTCCAGCGCGGCGCGGGCAAGACCGTCGGCGTCCAGCGCCGCGGGATCCCGGCCACACAGCGACGGCAACAGGGTCCTGGCTCCGTCGACGTCCGCGCTGCCGAGCCGGTCCGCCATCTGCGCGCCGGTGCGGGCCAGTGAGGTGCCGCCCAGCACGACCCAGGTGCTGACCGCGGTGACGGCGAAGGTCCACACCGGTCCGCGCCGCGCCGCGGCTTTCTCGGCGGCGGCGCCGAGCGCGGCGAGCCCGCCCAGCAGGGCGGCCGTGTGCGCGACGCCGGCTGCCCTGCTGTCGGCGTAGGTGCGTTTCTCCAGCGCGGCGGCGGCCGTCCCGAATGCGGCCACCGGATGGGCCCGCTGCGGATCGGCCCACCACAGGTCGGCGAGGTAGCCGGCGGCCAGCCCGGCCGCGCGAGCAGTGTGTCCAAACACGACGGGCAGCATAATTCCCCCGTCGGTTCCCTCACCTGAACGTCTCACAAGGTGCTGTACTCACTGACATGAGGCTGGGACCACCACGCCGTCCGCGCCGCGTCATCGACCTGCTCAACCCGGTCGCCGCGCTGGCCCCGGCCGCCAACGTCATCATGCAGCTGTCGCTGCCGGGCGTGGGTTACGGCGTGCTGGAGAGCCCGGTCGACAGCGGCAACGTCTACCTGCACCCGTTCAAGAGGGCCCGCACCACGGGCACCTACCTGGCGGCGGCCACCTGCGGCACCGATGCCGATCGCGCGCTGATCCGCTCCGAGGTGGACCGGGTGCACGCCCGGGTCCGGTCCACCCGGTCGAGCCCCGTGCGCTACAACGCTTTCGACCCGAAGCTGCAGTTGTGGGTGGCGGCGTGCCTGTACCGGTATTTCGTCGACCAGCACGAGTACCTGTACGGACCGCTCGACGACGAATCCGCTGATGCGGTGTACGCCGACGCCCGAACCCTGGGGACCACCTTGCAGGTGCACGCCGAGATGTGGCCGCCGGACCGGGCGGCTTTCGACGAGTACTGGAAGCGGACCCTCGACGATCTGCGGGTGGACGAGCCGGTGCGTGCG harbors:
- a CDS encoding trimeric intracellular cation channel family protein → MFGELFRVLDLAGVFTNAILGGMVARDKRLDPVGFAALALLSGLGGGIIRDTLLQHGPPVALTDSLYALTAIGGAVVAFVLPVRGRAWNVSFLVIDALALGCWATVGTQKTLSLGLGWLPALLLGTITAVGGGALRDLFVLRIPQIFGGNTLYASCAVVASAVVIAFWYAGQPTVGALTGTAVGAAMCVLARWRRWQLGEGLAWDYAVARLPGQRLPRVTVRIARRRGE
- a CDS encoding class I SAM-dependent methyltransferase, which codes for MFDSTAEQHWDRHYGERERVWSGRVNVRLAEVAESLPPGRALDLGCGEGADAIWLASKGWQVVATDISGVALARAAEDAGELLERIDFQQHDLDKSFPSGEFDLVSAQFLHSMVPLDRTAVLRKAAASVAPGGRLVIVDHGAAPPWSKHKDYPFPSVDEVLAGLDLGPEWERLRAEPVGREAAGPDGQAGHLIDNVMVLRRRS
- a CDS encoding helix-turn-helix domain-containing protein; translation: MQANSVDETVRKRLRDLRNQQGLTLQDVAARASIDVSTLSRLESGKRRLALDHLPRLAAALAVSTDELLREPGSEDPRVRGSSHTRHGVTYWPLTRNGPTGGRHTYKVRVSARRNKPPAELPVHEGQDWMYVLSGRLRLILGERDFTIEPGEAVEFSTWTPHWFGTVDGPVEAIMIFDIHGERMHLHSS
- a CDS encoding bifunctional RNase H/acid phosphatase, producing the protein MKVVVEADGGSRGNPGPAGYGAVVFSADRSTMLAERKQSIGLATNNVAEYRGLIAGLEAAAEVGATEVAVFMDSKLVVEQMSGRWRVKHPDLLELHREATQAARRFASVSYEWIPRERNSHADRLANEAMDAALDPPAEKPAAPGWTGARGEPTRLLLLRHGQTELSVHRRYSGRGNPPLTELGRTQADAAARYVGEQGGVAAVISSPLQRAYETAAAAAKVLGLDVSVDDDLIETDFGAWEGLTFGEAAQRDPELHGRWLRDTSVTPPDGESFDAVARRVRSAKDRIVAEHAGSTVLLVSHVTPIKTLLRLALDGNAGILYRLHLDLASLSVAEFYPDGLASVRLVNQTAYL
- a CDS encoding zinc ribbon domain-containing protein, producing MKAALTQQRSLLALAELDAELGRVEHRARNLAEQQELDKAQAEHRAANDQLAVLGIALEDLDGQVAKLESEIDGVRQREDRDRALLDGGSVNPKQLSELQHELETLQRRQSALEDSMLEIMERREALQAQQSEQLTRIDALQNELSAAQRARDEALVAIDQARQVGALRRTELTSALEPDLVAMYEKQRAKGGPGAGLLQGKRCGACRIEIDRGEMARISAADDDEVLRCPECGAILLRIRP
- a CDS encoding Nif3-like dinuclear metal center hexameric protein — its product is MTVRLSDVIEVLDTAYPPALAHDWDSVGLVCGDPSEPVTSVTVAVDATAEVVDEVPDGGLLLAHHPLLLRGVDTVAASTAKGSLIHRLIRSGRSLFTAHTNADAASPGVSDALADALGLEVRDVLAPAESRAGLDKWVVFVPAGDAESLRVALFAAGAGQIGDYSCCSWSVGGTGQFLPLDGADPAIGTVGTVEHVAEDRVEVIAPSARRAAVLAALRAAHPYEEPAFDVFALAPLPSGVGIGRICALPEPESLAAFVSRVRDRLPATSWGVRAAGDPEQLVSRVALCGGAGDSLLDVVARTGAQVYLTADLRHHPADEHRRKHDTALVDVAHWASEYPWCSQAATLLANRFGPELPVRVSTVRTDPWNIDEGHL
- the cobC gene encoding Rv2231c family pyridoxal phosphate-dependent protein CobC; this translates as MYLCPRAAHYCRAVVHGVRQAARYHGDQAVEPGMLDFAVNVRASGPPSWLVDRLSARLGELGHYPSAADTDRAVRAVADRHRRGVDEVALLAGGAEGFALLPNLAPTLAALIAPSFTEPEAVLSAAGIPVEHVVLAPPFALSSAQVPEAADLVVVGNPTNPTSVLHPVDQILSLRRPGRIVVVDEAFADGVPGEPESVAALSLPDVLVLRSLTKTWSLAGLRVGYALGAPEVLERLTARRAHWPLGTLQLEAVTACCAPEAVAEAQAGAQRLAALRAEMVAGLRAAGVDVVDGRAPFVLLRVADAELARKKLDAKGIAVRRCDTFVGLDGEYLRAAVRLEWPLLVEGLR
- a CDS encoding HAD-IA family hydrolase translates to MTVTRLPQLVLFDLDGTLTDSADGIVASFRYALDTVGAPVPDGDLAGRIVGPPMHHTLAAMGLGDRVDDAITAYRADYTTRGWAMNSLFDGIPALLADLRAAGVRLAVATSKAETTAKRILAHFGLDGYFEVIAGASSDGTRAAKADVVAHALAQLSPLPERVLMIGDRSHDVEGAGQHGINTVVVGWGYGSADFDGPDAPAPLHRVDTIADLREVLGV
- a CDS encoding low molecular weight protein-tyrosine-phosphatase, which encodes MSSRLHVTFICSGNICRSPMAEKMFAHQIGERGLADVVRVTSAGTGGWHAGEPADHRTNQVLRQHGYPTSHRATQIDEQHLAADMVIAMGRNHARMLKDMGVPAERLRMMRSFDPRSAAYALDVEDPYYGSLHDFQDVFDVIDASLVGLHEWVDKRLAEQ
- a CDS encoding SURF1 family cytochrome oxidase biogenesis protein — encoded protein: MKRWAFLFRPQWLALFVVVLAFAWLCFTVLAPWQLGKNTKTSRENSQIAASLSADPVPLTSVLPHQDSSAPDQQWHRVTATGRYLPEAQVVARLRSVDGDPAYEVLTPFAVDHGPTVLVDRGYVKPEQGTALPAFAAPPGGTVTIEARLRDAEPVALGKEPFRADGAQQVYSINPGQVSQVTGVPLAGSYLQLVDNQPGGLGVIPLPHLDAGPFLSYGIQWIAFGIIAPIGLGYFIVAEVKARRREKAANAPETPAATPQTAEEKLADRYGRRR
- a CDS encoding cobalamin biosynthesis protein → MFGHTARAAGLAAGYLADLWWADPQRAHPVAAFGTAAAALEKRTYADSRAAGVAHTAALLGGLAALGAAAEKAAARRGPVWTFAVTAVSTWVVLGGTSLARTGAQMADRLGSADVDGARTLLPSLCGRDPAALDADGLARAALESVAENTSDAQVAPILWGAVAGVPGLLVYRGANTLDAMIGHHSPRYERFGWAAARFDDAVNYVGARATGLCAVAVSGAPGATWRAWRRDAKKHPSPNAGVAEASFAGALGVQLGGPTQYAHRLEMRPPLGDGPPPRVDDLRRAVRLSRGVQALATVAAVSVAARTGRRASLRRSAA
- a CDS encoding oxygenase MpaB family protein, coding for MRLGPPRRPRRVIDLLNPVAALAPAANVIMQLSLPGVGYGVLESPVDSGNVYLHPFKRARTTGTYLAAATCGTDADRALIRSEVDRVHARVRSTRSSPVRYNAFDPKLQLWVAACLYRYFVDQHEYLYGPLDDESADAVYADARTLGTTLQVHAEMWPPDRAAFDEYWKRTLDDLRVDEPVRAHLYGVASVAFLPSPLRQLAGPPMLFATKGFLSSPFRTLMKLDWTPDDQRRFALLLAGLRAADRIVPREVWTFGYRLYLWDMRVRARLGKPVV